In a genomic window of Bos mutus isolate GX-2022 chromosome 6, NWIPB_WYAK_1.1, whole genome shotgun sequence:
- the TRAM1L1 gene encoding translocating chain-associated membrane protein 1-like 1 — MTFRKKGSKNPPLLSLEFILQNHADFVACVGMFFVLGLMFEGTAEVSIVFITLQHGVTFPAAEAEAEAEAERATAPKFLYHYGAKDLATVFFYTLVAIIIHATIQEYVLDRINRRMQFPKQRQGKFYESGQFSVFFLVSCIWGTFILVSENCLSDLAVLWKAHTHNMMTFQMKFFYISQLAYWFHAFPELLFQRSRPQELSQQAVYVGLHLFHIAGAYLLYLNHLGLLLLMMHYFVEFLSHSCDLFYFSDEKFQKEFSLWAIVFILGRLVTLIVSLITAGFQLAGGHNVISDDSAEDVNVLAAKIAVLSSSCSIQAYVTWNLFNVQLQRWMEEDAPLQAPSVKKKRIKGRFCRKGTENGVATSNRLLDSPQMRKEKSS; from the coding sequence ATGACGTTTCGTAAGAAGGGCTCCAAGAACCCCCCACTCCTGAGCCTGGAATTCATCCTGCAGAATCATGCGGACTTTGTCGCCTGTGTGGGGATGTTCTTCGTGCTGGGGCTCATGTTCGAGGGGACAGCAGAAGTGTCGATCGTTTTTATTACTCTCCAGCACGGGGTTACCTTccctgcagcagaagcagaagcagaagcagaagcagaacGAGCCACAGCACCCAAGTTCCTTTATCATTATGGTGCCAAAGACTTGGCCACGGTGTTCTTCTATACGCTGGTGGCAATCATCATTCACGCCACCATTCAGGAGTACGTGTTGGATAGAATTAACAGGCGAATGCAGTTCCCCAAACAGAGGCAAGGCAAATTTTATGAATCTGGTCAGTTTAGCGTATTCTTCCTTGTCTCCTGTATCTGGGGCACATTCATTCTAGTTTCTGAAAACTGCCTGTCAGACCTGGCTGTCTTATGGAAGGCTCATACCCATAACATGATGACATTTCAGATGAAGTTTTTCTACATCTCCCAGTTGGCTTACTGGTTTCACGCCTTTCCCGAACTACTATTCCAGAGAAGCAGACCTCAAGAACTCTCCCAGCAAGCTGTATATGTTGGTCTTCACCTCTTTCACATTGCGGGAGCTTATCTCTTGTACTTGAATCACCTGGGACTTCTTCTTTTGATGATGCATTATTTTGTGGAATTCCTTTCCCACTCTTGCGACCTGTTTTATTTTAGCGACGAGAAGTTCCAGAAGGAGTTTTCTCTATGGGCCATTGTGTTTATTTTGGGTCGACTTGTGACTTTAATTGTTTCTTTGATAACTGCTGGTTTTCAGCTGGCTGGAGGGCATAATGTGATTTCGGATGACTCTGCTGAAGACGTGAACGTGTTGGCAGCTAAAATCGCTGTTCTGTCATCCAGTTGCTCTATCCAAGCATACGTAACATGGAATTTATTTAATGTTCAGCTTCAGAGGTGGATGGAAGAAGATGCGCCTCTTCAGGCCCCAAGTGTGAAGAAGAAACGGATTAAGGGCAGATTTTGTAGAAAAGGAACGGAAAACGGTGTGGCAACTTCAAATAGACTACTAGATTCTCCCcagatgaggaaagaaaagtCTTCATAA